AGTTTCTGTAAGCTTGAGTGATTTGCCTTATTTCGAAAAACTATAATCGTGTTTTACGATCATTTTGTAGCCGTTCAATAATATGGAAGTTTTCTTTCCTGGTTATAATGATCTGCATAACCAAAAACAAATAATACAAATTTCTAATTCGTATTATATTCAGTTAATTAAAACAAAAATGAATTCATTTAAACGACGAAGCTTTTTACTATACACAATATTTTCAATGTCATTAGTGATTAATTTAATGGCACAGGATGTTCCAAAATATTCAATTGGCGGCTATTATCCACTTGAAAACAGTGGACGCGAATATTATAATTTTAATGTTGGGTGGCTTTTTGTTAAGTCCGATGTTCCTGAAGCTCATCAACGTAATTTCGACGATTCAACCTGGGATGTTGTTAGTTGCCCACATGGACTAGAGTTACTTCCGGCAGAAGCTAGTGGCTGTATTAACTATCAGGGACCAGCTTGGTATCGTAAACATTTCACCCCGGATGAAAACTTAAAAGGTCGTCAAACAATGCTCTATTTTGAAGCTGTTATGGGCAAGAGTAAAGTTTGGGTAAATGGGAAATTGGTAAAGGAACATTTTGGCGGTTATTTGCCCATTGCTATTGATTTAACAAATGAATTGGAATTTGGCAGGGACAATGTGATTGCAGTTTGGGCAGATAACAGCGATGATGCCAATTATCCGCCTGGTAAACCTCAAAATGTTTTAGATTTCACCTATTTCGGAGGTATTTATCGAGATGTTTGGCTAATAGCACAAAACAATGTTTTTATAACGAACCAGAATTTTGTAGACAAAGTTGCAGGAGGCGGGGTAAGTGTTCATTTTGAAGATTTAAATGAAGAAAATGTTACAGTATGTATAGATGTTGATTTACAAAATGATTTAAAAACACATCAAAAGATTAAAGTATTGGCTGAACTTTCTGAACCAAGAGGTGCTGCAGTTGCCAATTCTAAATCAATGGTTAAGATTTCAAAAGAATCATTGGCACAAAAAAGTTATAAATTGAAAGTTTCCAATCCCAAATTATGGACTCCTGATAATCCTTTCCTGTATAATTTGGATGTTAAACTTACAAACGAGAAAGGTAAAATACTTGATGGAGTGCGGTTAAAAGTTGGTCTTCGCAGTATTGAATTTCGCGGAGAGCATGGCTTTTATTTAAACGGTAAGCCCTTTGATGGTAAATTACTCGGTGTGAATCGTCACCAGGATTATGCATACGTGGGCAATGCACTACCCAACAGCGGACAGTGGCGCGATGCTAAAAAGTTTAAAGATACCGGTATGAATATCGTTCGTGCCGCACATTACCCCATGGATGCGGCTTTTATGGATGCTTGCGATGCCTTAGGGCTATTTGTAATTGTTGCCACCCCGGGATGGCAGTTTTGGAACACTGAAAATCCCGATTTTGAACAACGGGTGTACAGCGATATCCGTCGTATGGTGAGGCGTGACCGAAACCGTCCGAGTGTAATAATGTGGGAACCCATTCTTAACGAAACCAATTACCCGGAAAGATTTGGAATTACAGCACATAAAATAACACACGAGGAATATCCGTGGCCTGGCTGTCAAACAGCAAGCGATGCTCGTGAAATAGCCAAAGGATATGAGGTTTATGATGTATATTATTTTGCACTAAAGGGAAGTGGGAAAAGCTCTTTTAGGCGTGAGTTTGGCGATAATGTGGATGATTTTTTTGCCCATAATTCAAATAGTCGTTGTGCAATCGAATGGGGCGAATATCCTCAACTCAAGCAGTCATTACATTATGCCGAATGGTTGGATGGTTTTATTCGCAGGGAACCATGGCATACCGGAGGAGCACTTTGGGCGGGAATTGACCATCAACGCGGATATCACGCCGATCCATTTTACGGTGGCATATTCGATGTTTTTCGTCGACCCAAAATGAGCTATTATCTTCTTAGTACCCTTCGAAATCCGAACATTATTCGAAACGATGTTGAGTCTGGCCCAATGGTACACATCGCCAATGAGTTAACGCCCTTTTCCGGTAAAGATATCGTAGTATTTACCAATTGCGAACAGGTTCGTTTAAGCATGTATGGTGGCGAACCCATTATTCAAGATGCACCCGGGAAAGAATCACTTATGCCAGTGGTGTTCGAAAATGCTTTCGATTTTATGGCATTTAAACAGCTCAACCGCCAGATGGAAAAAATTGATGGTTATGACAGGCTAAATGTAAAAGTAGAAGGCTTAATTGACGGGAAGGTAGTTGCTGTTCATAATCGATTAGCATCGCGCCAAACAACTAAAATACAATTGCGTGTTGATGATGAAGGGATTCCTCTGGCTGCGGATGGCAGTGATTTTGTTCCGGTTATTGCTGAAATTGTAGATTCTCGTGGGGTCGTAAAACGTCTAAATCAATCTGATATAAAATTTGAGGTTTCAGGTGAGGGCAGAATAATTGGCGATGCGTCCATTGGCGCTAACCCAAGGCGCATTCAATGGGGGTCGGCACCTGTTTTAATCCAGAGTACAACAACACCCGGTAAAATAAATGTTAGCGCTCAAATGGTTTATGAAGGCAAACTTCGCCCCTTGGGTGGTGAGCTTGAAATCGTTTCACAAAATTCACCAATGAAACTATTATATTCTCAAGAGCCATGTCAAACAAGGGTAAAAACTGATAGGGTTCAGGAAGTAGATGCTGAAGAAGTTGAAAAACTTAAAAAGCAACTCCAACAAGCTCATTTTGAATTGAATCAGCTTAAATTGAAGGAAGTTGGTAAAGAACAGCATGCTTCACCAGCCGATGAGGGCAAAGCTGATCCAGAATCAAAAAATAAATAATTACTCGGGTAAATCTTGAGACTTAAAACGATACGAAATGATATTAAAAAAGGTAATACTGTTTGCGATAATAGCCTTAGTTGGCTTGCTAAGTGTCAGCAG
Above is a genomic segment from uncultured Draconibacterium sp. containing:
- a CDS encoding glycoside hydrolase family 2 TIM barrel-domain containing protein, with translation MSLVINLMAQDVPKYSIGGYYPLENSGREYYNFNVGWLFVKSDVPEAHQRNFDDSTWDVVSCPHGLELLPAEASGCINYQGPAWYRKHFTPDENLKGRQTMLYFEAVMGKSKVWVNGKLVKEHFGGYLPIAIDLTNELEFGRDNVIAVWADNSDDANYPPGKPQNVLDFTYFGGIYRDVWLIAQNNVFITNQNFVDKVAGGGVSVHFEDLNEENVTVCIDVDLQNDLKTHQKIKVLAELSEPRGAAVANSKSMVKISKESLAQKSYKLKVSNPKLWTPDNPFLYNLDVKLTNEKGKILDGVRLKVGLRSIEFRGEHGFYLNGKPFDGKLLGVNRHQDYAYVGNALPNSGQWRDAKKFKDTGMNIVRAAHYPMDAAFMDACDALGLFVIVATPGWQFWNTENPDFEQRVYSDIRRMVRRDRNRPSVIMWEPILNETNYPERFGITAHKITHEEYPWPGCQTASDAREIAKGYEVYDVYYFALKGSGKSSFRREFGDNVDDFFAHNSNSRCAIEWGEYPQLKQSLHYAEWLDGFIRREPWHTGGALWAGIDHQRGYHADPFYGGIFDVFRRPKMSYYLLSTLRNPNIIRNDVESGPMVHIANELTPFSGKDIVVFTNCEQVRLSMYGGEPIIQDAPGKESLMPVVFENAFDFMAFKQLNRQMEKIDGYDRLNVKVEGLIDGKVVAVHNRLASRQTTKIQLRVDDEGIPLAADGSDFVPVIAEIVDSRGVVKRLNQSDIKFEVSGEGRIIGDASIGANPRRIQWGSAPVLIQSTTTPGKINVSAQMVYEGKLRPLGGELEIVSQNSPMKLLYSQEPCQTRVKTDRVQEVDAEEVEKLKKQLQQAHFELNQLKLKEVGKEQHASPADEGKADPESKNK